CTCTAAGTGGTTTTAAATTTATTTCAAATGTGTTCAAGCGATAATATAAATCATTTCTAAATAGTTTCAAATTAACAAGTTCTGGTATATTTCTATTTGTAGCTGCAATAAATCTAACATTAATTTTCTTTATTTTATTACTGCCAAGTTTTACAATTTCTCTCTCCTGTAAAACCCTTAAAATTTTAGCTTGCAAAGTTAAGGGCATATCCCCTATTTCATCCAAAAATACAGTCCCCCCTTCTGCAAATTCTAGTTTCCCTATATGGTCATTGGAAGCACCAGTAAAAGCCCCCTTTTCATAACCAAAAAGTTCACTTTCAAGAAGATCAGCCGGAATAGAACTACAATTTATTGCTACAAAATTTTTGTTTCTTCTCTTCGAAAAATTGTGTAAAGCTTTTGCTACTATTTCTTTACCCGTACCTGTTTCACCTGTGATTAAAACAGATTCATCTGTCTGAGATATCTTCCCAATCTTTTTGATTGTATCCAACATGTGAGTTGAGTTGCTAATTATCTTTTCATTACAATCATTATCATTTTGTACACACAAATAAGTACCAAAGTCTTGTTCTTTATCTTCTTTTAAAATATTTGAAATAATACTGTTGAGCTGGTCACTATCAAAAGGTTTTAGTATATAATCAAATGCTCCTTTTTTCATTGCATCTATAGCGATATCAGTTTCGTGAAAAGCTGTCATCACAATCACTTTAGTATTTGATTCTGCAAAATTTGACGATGATAATTTTTCTAAAAGTTCCAAACCATCAATATCAGGGAGCTTCACATCTAAAAAAATTATATCAAAAATATTCCCATAAAAGAGTTTAAGTCCACTTGTTCCATCATAAGCCAATACTACATGCATTCCCTTTTGTTCAAGTAATCTACGCAATGAATAACAGATTGATTTTTGATCATCTATAACTAAAACGTTCATATTGTTCCTCTTAACAATATTCTAAATGAAGTTAAATTGGCTTTGCTTTCCACAGCAATATCACCATAATGGATTTTAACGATGTTGTATACTATATAAAGCCCCATCCCTGTTCCATCTTTTTTTGTTGTGAAAAAAGGATCAAAAACTTTACTTAAGTTAACAGTTGAAATGCCTTTTCCGCTATCAGAAAAAATTATTTCAACACCTTCATCTAGATATTTTGTGCTTATATTTATAAAACCGTTACTTTCAATCGCCTCTAATGAATTTCTAACTAAATTATAAAAAAGAAGTTCTAAAAGAGGAAAATAACCTTTTATATATTTTATTTCTGAACTCTGATTATAATTAACTGCTACCTTTTTCTGCAAAATAGAGTCTTTAAATTCCATCAAAACATTTTCAATAATCTCATGAATATTTACAAAACCTATATCTATTTCTGAAACAACAAACTGCCCAGTAAGCTTTTTTAAAAGTTCTTCTATGTTATTAGTTTCATCTCTTATAATAGCTATATCATCGTTTTTTATATTATTCTCGTTAAGTCCACTCACTAATAATTTTATTGAAGTAATGGAGCTTTTTATTTCATGTAAAATACCTGATTTAAGTGTATTAAAAGCACTTATTTTTTCTGTAAGTAAAAGATTATTAAATGTGTGTTTAAAATTATCATGGTATCTTTTTAATTCTATAGAAAGGTTATTTAAAGTTTCAATAATTTTTCTTACTTCAAGAGAGCCTGATGGGGTAGTAGTTACACCAAACTCTTTATTCATAAGCTTATTAGCAAAATGGTACAAATCGCTCAAAGGTTTTGTTAAAAAATTACTTAATAAATAAGACAATATTAATACTATAATTACAA
The window above is part of the Deferrivibrio essentukiensis genome. Proteins encoded here:
- a CDS encoding sigma-54-dependent transcriptional regulator codes for the protein MNVLVIDDQKSICYSLRRLLEQKGMHVVLAYDGTSGLKLFYGNIFDIIFLDVKLPDIDGLELLEKLSSSNFAESNTKVIVMTAFHETDIAIDAMKKGAFDYILKPFDSDQLNSIISNILKEDKEQDFGTYLCVQNDNDCNEKIISNSTHMLDTIKKIGKISQTDESVLITGETGTGKEIVAKALHNFSKRRNKNFVAINCSSIPADLLESELFGYEKGAFTGASNDHIGKLEFAEGGTVFLDEIGDMPLTLQAKILRVLQEREIVKLGSNKIKKINVRFIAATNRNIPELVNLKLFRNDLYYRLNTFEINLKPLRERKDDIIPLCKYFLSKYADRKIKLTQKAADKLIKYDYPGNIRELENIIKRAVINGSDVIHADDIAIINESQKEDLAFASLLSEYEELIESNGLNDFILKIEENIANSFYIKYGKNQVLTADKLKVSRNKLRKLLGLDD
- a CDS encoding sensor histidine kinase; protein product: MKFKLKLFLSMLFVVLAISFGIFFMVSNYTKISMREEADKISISFAKVTANMIANDLLLSDLLKIEKSLSKIKKTNNGIEYIYILDENRNILVSTFGEYIPVGIETWNNLEGKDTNVVLLKNKKEIIHDVGVKIIDNLDYEMHLGFTENSIEFLFKRVMDKFIQYIILIVIIVLILSYLLSNFLTKPLSDLYHFANKLMNKEFGVTTTPSGSLEVRKIIETLNNLSIELKRYHDNFKHTFNNLLLTEKISAFNTLKSGILHEIKSSITSIKLLVSGLNENNIKNDDIAIIRDETNNIEELLKKLTGQFVVSEIDIGFVNIHEIIENVLMEFKDSILQKKVAVNYNQSSEIKYIKGYFPLLELLFYNLVRNSLEAIESNGFINISTKYLDEGVEIIFSDSGKGISTVNLSKVFDPFFTTKKDGTGMGLYIVYNIVKIHYGDIAVESKANLTSFRILLRGTI